In Paenibacillus guangzhouensis, a single window of DNA contains:
- a CDS encoding carbohydrate ABC transporter permease gives MTAKLLRTKVFPHTMLILFSIFFLFPFVWLVFTSLKTSNEIFAMPPRILPEAFHWENYVAALETVPFPQYMWNTLVICVICIVGQLFAAPLVAYSISRIPWVGSKIIFAIVLATMILPFQVQLIPQYIIFAKLGWINTILPLTIGAFFGAPFYIFLLRQFLMGVPKELSEAAKIDGASEFRIYRQIILPTLKPALATVALFTFVGSYTDFMGPLIYLNDAAKWTITVGLQGFQQDHGAQWEQLMAASTIMAIPMILLYFFGQKYFMQSGSAFTGFK, from the coding sequence ATGACGGCGAAGCTGCTGCGAACCAAGGTCTTTCCGCATACGATGCTGATCTTGTTCTCGATTTTCTTTCTGTTTCCATTCGTCTGGCTCGTGTTCACCTCGCTCAAGACGTCAAATGAGATTTTTGCGATGCCGCCGCGCATTTTGCCTGAAGCGTTCCACTGGGAGAACTACGTTGCAGCGCTTGAGACGGTGCCATTCCCTCAGTATATGTGGAATACGCTGGTGATCTGCGTGATCTGTATCGTGGGGCAATTGTTCGCTGCGCCGCTCGTGGCGTATTCCATCTCACGCATTCCATGGGTGGGGAGCAAGATCATTTTTGCGATCGTGCTCGCGACGATGATCCTGCCATTTCAGGTGCAGTTGATTCCGCAGTACATTATTTTTGCGAAGCTGGGTTGGATCAATACGATTCTGCCACTCACAATCGGGGCGTTCTTCGGTGCGCCGTTCTATATTTTCCTGCTGCGTCAGTTTTTGATGGGGGTACCGAAGGAGCTGTCGGAAGCCGCCAAAATCGATGGGGCATCCGAGTTCCGCATCTATCGGCAGATTATTCTGCCAACGCTGAAGCCGGCGCTCGCGACGGTGGCACTGTTCACCTTCGTCGGATCCTATACCGATTTTATGGGACCGCTCATTTATTTGAACGATGCGGCGAAATGGACGATCACGGTCGGCTTGCAGGGCTTCCAGCAAGATCATGGCGCACAGTGGGAGCAGCTGATGGCAGCTTCGACGATTATGGCCATACCTATGATTCTCTTATACTTTTTCGGACAAAAATATTTCATGCAATCCGGTTCTGCGTTTACTGGGTTCAAATAA
- a CDS encoding Gfo/Idh/MocA family protein, with protein sequence MSKTIVAIIGCGTIANSAHIPAYIANPDAEIKYFCDIRKDRAEKAVEKYGCGEAIEDYHAILADPDVEAVSICTPNNVHASIAIDCLRAGKHVLCEKPAARTYAEALEMQKVQHETGKTLNIGVVNRFNKGVNLIKKMIDDGELGELYHVYVSFRSHRSIPGLGGAFTTKAIAGGGALIDWGVHFLDIVMYCAGDPEPRTVTGEAYSKLGKDMENYAYLNMWAGPPNFEGTYDVDDFVTAMIRTEGPSITLNGAWAQNIGVDEMYIDFLGDKAGIRLQYGADFTVYSAKHGALIESTPKFTKGEMFQSEIDGFLACIKSGEKLPAHIDYAIRSSKIIEAIYQSSEQKEEISFVKQGVAQ encoded by the coding sequence ATGAGTAAGACCATTGTAGCAATCATCGGGTGTGGGACGATCGCGAATAGCGCGCATATTCCAGCATATATCGCGAATCCGGATGCGGAGATCAAATATTTCTGCGATATTCGCAAAGACAGGGCGGAGAAGGCCGTCGAGAAATACGGCTGCGGCGAGGCTATTGAAGATTATCATGCCATTCTGGCAGATCCGGACGTTGAAGCGGTCTCAATCTGTACACCGAACAATGTCCATGCCTCGATTGCGATCGATTGTTTACGTGCGGGGAAACATGTCTTGTGCGAAAAGCCGGCGGCGAGAACGTATGCAGAAGCGCTGGAAATGCAGAAGGTGCAGCATGAGACTGGGAAGACGCTGAACATCGGCGTCGTGAATCGCTTCAATAAAGGGGTTAATCTAATTAAGAAAATGATCGACGATGGCGAGCTTGGCGAGCTGTACCATGTGTACGTCAGCTTCCGGTCCCATCGCTCGATTCCGGGGCTTGGCGGGGCCTTCACAACCAAGGCGATCGCTGGCGGCGGGGCGCTTATCGATTGGGGCGTGCATTTCCTCGACATCGTGATGTATTGCGCAGGCGATCCGGAGCCGAGGACGGTAACGGGAGAGGCCTACTCCAAGCTGGGCAAGGACATGGAGAATTACGCTTACCTCAATATGTGGGCGGGTCCGCCGAATTTCGAAGGGACATACGATGTCGATGATTTCGTCACGGCGATGATTCGGACGGAAGGGCCTTCGATTACGCTCAATGGCGCATGGGCGCAGAATATCGGCGTCGATGAGATGTATATCGATTTCCTCGGCGACAAGGCAGGCATTCGGCTGCAGTACGGCGCGGACTTTACGGTCTACAGCGCGAAGCATGGCGCATTGATCGAGAGCACGCCGAAGTTCACGAAGGGTGAAATGTTCCAGAGTGAAATCGACGGATTCCTCGCCTGCATCAAGTCAGGGGAGAAGCTGCCGGCACATATTGATTATGCGATTCGATCCTCCAAAATTATTGAGGCGATTTATCAATCCTCCGAGCAGAAAGAGGAAATCTCCTTCGTAAAGCAAGGTGTAGCCCAATGA
- a CDS encoding Gfo/Idh/MocA family oxidoreductase: MKKIGFIDYYLDEWHANNYPTWIRDASGGSMEVAYAYGMKDAENGLSNAAWCERHGVTLLPTIEAVVEQSDYLIVLSPDHPEQHEALAELPLASGKPTYVDKTFAPDRATALRLFERAAQHRTPLYSSSALRFATEYVEAEREGIRVVSSWGPGAFDNYSIHQLEPIASLMGTDAKRIMFIGTETVPAILLEFSGGRQATIQHPGPGCPFILSVNDASGKCSILQPQSNFFQLFIRDLIAFFESGRATVRAEETVAIITWIEYGRMAAQRPYQWIELP; the protein is encoded by the coding sequence ATGAAGAAGATCGGATTCATCGATTATTATCTGGACGAGTGGCATGCGAACAACTATCCGACGTGGATTCGGGACGCTTCCGGCGGGAGCATGGAGGTTGCTTACGCGTACGGGATGAAGGATGCCGAGAACGGGCTTAGCAACGCGGCATGGTGTGAGCGCCATGGCGTGACGCTGCTGCCGACGATCGAGGCCGTTGTGGAGCAGAGCGATTATCTGATCGTGCTGTCTCCCGATCATCCGGAGCAGCACGAGGCGCTGGCTGAGCTGCCGCTCGCCTCGGGGAAGCCGACGTATGTGGATAAGACGTTCGCCCCGGATCGGGCGACTGCACTGCGATTGTTCGAGCGGGCGGCGCAGCATCGGACGCCGCTCTACTCGTCATCAGCGCTGCGGTTCGCGACGGAATACGTGGAGGCGGAACGGGAGGGGATTCGAGTGGTCTCCAGCTGGGGTCCAGGTGCCTTCGACAACTATTCAATCCACCAACTGGAGCCGATCGCGTCGTTGATGGGCACGGATGCGAAGCGCATCATGTTCATCGGAACGGAAACCGTCCCGGCGATCCTGCTCGAATTCTCGGGCGGTAGGCAGGCGACCATTCAGCATCCGGGGCCGGGATGTCCTTTTATCCTATCGGTGAATGATGCATCGGGGAAATGCAGCATACTGCAGCCGCAGTCGAATTTCTTCCAATTATTCATTCGCGATCTGATAGCTTTCTTCGAGTCGGGGCGTGCAACGGTTCGGGCGGAAGAGACGGTTGCCATCATCACATGGATCGAATACGGGCGGATGGCCGCGCAGCGTCCCTATCAGTGGATCGAGTTACCTTGA
- a CDS encoding S-layer homology domain-containing protein — translation MRIRRKWLSLALLGSMLLGVLQPALAQAAAGFDYTKVPKLLITELVPDTKNVNSADGYESIEIYNNTSRDIDFRNYKIVYNNGTNNDWLLAEKEVPAIIKSHQTIVLWVMNGSNSTESAENFNSNYTANGYTSTLIQNTNLFKINGGGMANTGNRSVAIHTLNDVEIVKAAYNVTTSKVNYGIHYSYPMDATKNMSVVGVPESQPASPGTVEPNQVPAFPSDIGEPPGATTLNFDHTAAPKITVNQDLPIEASITGNLNTVTASVYYKTDVQTSYTPLAMASADGVKHTATIPGQAVVDGQLLQYYIEAADGELQPERTGTYAVEIEPLPPAENKLQIEHTPAKQVDPKDLLITAKLNNPDKVKIDKVELLYKSPSQVKYTLLAMKQVQPDGNDYSVTIPASAFVESTLNYIIRVKDVEKSYNVDVNIPPFNAAKVPSLLVTKIVPNTTNVPNTSSDAFEMIEVYNNTDAPINFKNYKVNYRYPDDGPEADLKWSTIKEDFIIPSQQSVVFWIKNGANDSYTAADFNNFYKSNLIENTNLFVIKSDGMANSGRRGIVIKTNTGKEISYANYDATTVYEGGVSDETKEDKAIVYKYPMDGSITMIKASSGLAAPAPGVTDPALVPAVPVHVDLDTTLPKAEDRSGISSIEQSKNLDLKAFADDEKQVATVKIFIRTDKETEYTGYALTQNFSDSLYHYLVPAATLIGSKSIEYYFMVSDGTNEVETPKVKVDITGKPGHDPLRLNVKNGDIVNGTKTLKGTSETASANTLKLSVDGQTITQNTFEALEHDAYFVFEAKNVDYYFKNAVTMGPESEKDKTILYTFMDPIPTYTTLTFKIDASRLHIGADNVIYIRAGSKTSPFDDRKEENKDDFEVRNVRLMLADGTEIWDPLYVKDKEFKIGDSPGKMEGIGFNFNLDAKYFQSHAYAWDTTKAVDGAHQVKVTDSKNVDVTANVTVDNTPPSIKPNVEEGKQYRGSFKLDAEIKDQLAGVDQVVVKLDNQDITLPYALSSGSMKAGNHTLTITASDKVGNQAERTVTFTTPEENPLKPELIAPTQDQSELGGSVGLKVKVQDPTNDSMNVSFYRGFQYDGNRTAGGFTGFKNASDTEPPKTMIPADEEALTAEEYGKISAEDGDYLVNDAVEQFPYQRYEIKLDPAVKATDRVDIVWKGHSIEGRKVSLYAWNDIAKKWVQLVTRIAGTEDFELKSTVQVKDYAMGQTIQIIVQDEIAELKEEQKSDKTQDSYDFSFVWMSDTQYYSQSYPQIYKKIVNWVADNKESNNIKYVIHTGDIVDKSYQEYQWQEADEDMKVLEKANIPYGVLAGNHDVGHQDNDYTKYWEYFGEKRFKDMPTYGESYQNNRGHYDLVSAGGNDFIIVYMGWGLGDKEIDWMNEVVAKYPERKAILCLHEYMLVSNNRAPIADKIFEKVIKPNKNVIAALSGHYHDAQLKIDELDDNGVKRKVYQMLADYQGAPEGGLGYIRLMQFDTKNNKLNIKTYSPYLDDYNYYDPEFYPGKDEFSLDLDLQPKTKRVATDYIGVKVYSDLPIGKVNNVQSGQQAAFTWSGLKGDSYYQWYTKVEDGNSGQVLSDIWGFYTGKVSNPDPGNPDPKPEPKPEPKPESKPDPKPQPKPEPALDKGVVSIKPGADGAYAADRAALEKAVNEAENGKVAIKLEGAASEQAAQLSLDAAGVQKAKDRKLSIEIAGPGFTVTIPAASLPNGITDADRIVLQIDPTMSSSIQTAVNAAISSNGELKSTGVVFTLKLVTVKGKTETAVQQFSGPITVKRTLTTEQMKQLQQDYANLYRLAGSKAELIPSAFDSNTLSFTTDQLAQFAVLELHKQFADLTGGWADEYILKLAAKNIITGMESNQFRPNLNVSRADFATLVIRALGIQAAEGQTAFADVAADRYYAGYVSKAAELGLVQGSNGNFRPTEQITREEAAVILAKMADYMKKPIAGASSGAAFADTNSISGWAKDAVTKLQATGIINGKDNNKFDPRGSVTRAEISKMLYMMLKK, via the coding sequence ATGCGAATACGCAGAAAATGGTTGTCTCTAGCACTGCTTGGGAGTATGCTGCTTGGCGTGCTGCAGCCCGCATTGGCACAAGCCGCAGCTGGATTCGATTATACCAAAGTACCGAAGCTATTAATTACGGAGCTGGTGCCGGATACGAAGAACGTGAATTCGGCAGACGGCTATGAGAGCATTGAGATTTATAATAATACGAGTCGTGATATTGATTTTAGAAATTATAAGATTGTGTATAACAACGGCACCAACAACGATTGGCTTCTTGCGGAAAAAGAAGTGCCTGCTATCATCAAATCGCACCAGACGATCGTCCTTTGGGTAATGAACGGTAGCAACAGTACAGAGTCAGCAGAAAATTTCAATAGCAATTATACGGCAAATGGCTATACGTCTACGTTAATCCAGAACACGAACTTGTTCAAGATTAACGGTGGAGGCATGGCGAACACTGGAAATCGCAGTGTAGCCATTCATACGCTTAACGATGTGGAGATTGTCAAAGCGGCTTATAATGTTACCACGTCCAAGGTCAATTATGGCATTCACTACAGCTACCCTATGGATGCTACCAAAAATATGTCAGTCGTCGGCGTACCGGAATCCCAGCCAGCTTCTCCGGGAACCGTCGAGCCAAACCAAGTGCCGGCATTCCCATCGGATATCGGTGAGCCGCCGGGCGCTACAACTTTGAATTTCGATCACACAGCTGCGCCAAAGATCACTGTGAATCAAGATTTACCGATAGAAGCGTCCATCACGGGCAACCTGAATACGGTTACCGCTTCCGTCTACTATAAGACAGATGTTCAGACGTCTTACACACCGTTAGCAATGGCATCGGCGGACGGCGTGAAGCATACGGCGACGATTCCGGGACAAGCGGTCGTCGACGGGCAACTGCTTCAATATTATATTGAAGCGGCAGACGGCGAGCTGCAGCCGGAACGTACAGGTACATATGCGGTCGAGATCGAACCTTTGCCGCCTGCAGAGAACAAGCTTCAAATCGAGCACACGCCGGCGAAGCAAGTCGATCCGAAGGATCTGCTCATTACCGCGAAGCTGAACAATCCGGATAAAGTCAAGATTGACAAGGTAGAACTATTGTACAAGTCTCCTTCGCAGGTGAAGTACACCCTGCTGGCGATGAAGCAAGTTCAACCTGATGGCAACGATTATAGCGTTACGATTCCAGCGAGTGCGTTCGTTGAATCCACGCTCAATTACATCATTCGTGTGAAAGACGTGGAGAAGAGTTACAATGTTGACGTGAATATTCCGCCATTCAACGCGGCGAAGGTACCATCCTTGCTCGTGACGAAGATCGTGCCGAATACGACGAACGTGCCGAACACGTCATCGGACGCATTCGAAATGATCGAAGTGTACAACAACACGGATGCACCGATCAATTTCAAGAACTACAAGGTCAACTATCGTTATCCGGACGATGGTCCGGAAGCCGACTTGAAATGGTCGACGATCAAAGAAGATTTCATCATTCCGTCCCAGCAGTCCGTTGTATTCTGGATTAAGAACGGTGCGAACGATAGTTATACGGCGGCGGATTTCAACAACTTCTATAAGTCGAATTTGATTGAAAATACGAACTTGTTCGTGATTAAGAGCGACGGTATGGCGAATTCCGGACGTCGCGGGATTGTGATCAAGACGAACACGGGCAAGGAAATTTCCTATGCCAATTATGACGCGACCACTGTGTATGAAGGCGGTGTGAGCGACGAGACCAAGGAAGACAAAGCGATTGTATATAAATACCCAATGGATGGCAGCATTACGATGATCAAGGCAAGCTCCGGCCTCGCGGCGCCTGCACCTGGCGTGACTGATCCGGCGCTCGTACCGGCCGTGCCTGTGCATGTCGATCTAGACACGACGCTACCAAAAGCAGAAGACCGCTCCGGGATTTCGTCGATTGAGCAATCGAAGAACCTTGACCTGAAAGCTTTTGCGGATGACGAGAAGCAAGTGGCGACGGTGAAAATCTTTATCCGCACGGACAAAGAAACGGAATATACCGGTTACGCGCTGACGCAGAATTTCAGCGATTCGCTGTATCATTATCTCGTGCCGGCAGCGACGCTGATCGGCAGCAAATCCATTGAATATTACTTCATGGTATCTGATGGCACGAATGAGGTGGAGACGCCGAAGGTGAAGGTGGACATTACCGGCAAACCGGGACACGATCCACTTCGTCTCAATGTGAAGAACGGAGATATCGTGAATGGTACGAAGACGTTGAAAGGGACGTCGGAGACCGCGTCTGCGAATACGTTAAAGTTAAGTGTGGACGGTCAAACGATCACACAAAATACGTTCGAAGCGCTAGAGCATGACGCTTATTTTGTCTTCGAAGCGAAGAACGTCGATTATTACTTCAAGAACGCCGTCACGATGGGACCGGAGAGCGAGAAGGATAAGACGATCCTCTATACGTTCATGGATCCGATTCCGACGTATACGACATTGACGTTTAAGATCGATGCGAGCCGTCTTCACATCGGTGCGGATAACGTGATCTATATCCGTGCAGGATCGAAGACAAGCCCATTCGATGATCGCAAGGAAGAGAATAAGGACGATTTCGAAGTGCGCAACGTACGCTTAATGTTGGCGGACGGTACTGAGATTTGGGATCCGCTCTATGTGAAGGATAAAGAATTCAAGATCGGCGACAGCCCTGGCAAAATGGAAGGCATCGGCTTCAACTTCAATCTGGATGCGAAGTACTTCCAATCGCACGCATATGCTTGGGACACGACCAAAGCAGTTGATGGTGCGCATCAGGTGAAAGTGACCGACAGCAAGAACGTTGACGTGACGGCGAATGTCACGGTTGACAATACACCACCTTCGATCAAGCCGAATGTGGAAGAAGGCAAGCAGTACCGCGGCAGCTTCAAGCTGGATGCGGAGATCAAAGACCAGCTTGCCGGCGTAGACCAAGTGGTCGTGAAGCTGGATAACCAAGATATTACGCTTCCATATGCATTGTCTTCTGGCAGTATGAAGGCAGGTAATCACACGCTGACGATTACGGCATCCGATAAGGTTGGCAATCAAGCGGAGCGTACGGTAACGTTCACGACGCCGGAGGAGAATCCACTGAAGCCGGAATTGATCGCGCCAACCCAAGACCAATCGGAATTGGGCGGCAGCGTGGGGCTGAAGGTGAAGGTGCAGGATCCGACGAATGATTCGATGAATGTATCATTCTACAGAGGCTTCCAATATGACGGTAACCGTACTGCTGGAGGATTCACAGGCTTTAAGAACGCATCCGATACCGAACCGCCGAAGACGATGATTCCGGCAGATGAAGAGGCGCTAACGGCTGAGGAATATGGCAAGATCAGCGCGGAAGACGGCGACTACCTTGTGAATGATGCGGTGGAGCAATTCCCGTATCAGCGTTATGAGATTAAGCTGGACCCTGCCGTTAAGGCGACAGACCGCGTCGATATCGTCTGGAAAGGTCATTCGATCGAAGGACGTAAAGTTAGCTTGTATGCTTGGAACGATATCGCGAAGAAATGGGTTCAACTCGTTACCCGCATTGCAGGTACAGAGGATTTCGAACTGAAGTCGACGGTTCAGGTTAAAGACTATGCGATGGGACAGACAATCCAAATCATCGTACAGGACGAGATCGCGGAGCTGAAAGAAGAACAAAAGTCCGATAAGACCCAAGATTCGTATGATTTCTCCTTTGTATGGATGTCGGATACGCAGTACTATTCGCAGAGCTATCCGCAGATTTACAAGAAGATCGTTAATTGGGTGGCAGACAATAAGGAAAGCAACAACATCAAGTATGTTATCCATACGGGTGACATCGTCGATAAATCTTATCAAGAATATCAATGGCAGGAAGCTGATGAGGATATGAAAGTGCTGGAAAAGGCCAACATTCCTTACGGCGTGCTTGCAGGCAACCATGACGTGGGTCATCAAGACAACGATTATACGAAGTATTGGGAGTATTTCGGTGAAAAGCGGTTCAAGGATATGCCGACGTACGGCGAATCCTATCAGAACAACCGTGGTCACTACGATCTTGTCTCGGCCGGAGGCAATGATTTCATCATCGTTTACATGGGCTGGGGCCTTGGTGACAAGGAAATCGACTGGATGAACGAAGTCGTAGCGAAATATCCGGAGCGGAAGGCGATCTTGTGCTTGCATGAATACATGCTGGTATCGAATAACCGCGCTCCAATCGCCGATAAAATTTTTGAGAAGGTCATCAAGCCGAACAAGAACGTCATCGCGGCGTTGTCCGGACACTATCACGATGCGCAGCTGAAGATCGATGAGCTGGACGACAACGGTGTGAAGCGTAAAGTCTATCAGATGCTGGCAGACTATCAAGGCGCGCCGGAAGGCGGTCTTGGTTATATCCGTCTGATGCAGTTCGACACGAAGAACAACAAGCTTAACATTAAGACGTATTCGCCGTATTTGGACGATTACAATTATTATGATCCTGAGTTCTATCCAGGCAAAGACGAGTTCTCGTTGGATCTGGATTTACAACCGAAGACCAAACGCGTCGCTACCGACTACATCGGCGTGAAGGTCTATAGCGATCTGCCGATTGGCAAAGTGAATAACGTACAGAGCGGCCAGCAGGCAGCTTTTACTTGGAGTGGTCTTAAAGGTGATAGTTACTATCAATGGTATACGAAGGTAGAGGACGGCAACAGCGGTCAAGTGTTATCGGATATTTGGGGCTTCTATACGGGTAAAGTGAGTAATCCTGATCCGGGCAACCCTGATCCAAAGCCGGAACCAAAACCAGAACCAAAGCCAGAATCAAAGCCTGATCCAAAACCTCAACCTAAGCCGGAGCCTGCTTTGGACAAAGGGGTTGTGAGCATTAAACCAGGTGCGGATGGCGCTTATGCGGCTGATCGAGCTGCGCTTGAAAAAGCAGTGAACGAGGCAGAGAATGGCAAAGTTGCGATCAAGCTCGAGGGAGCAGCTTCGGAACAAGCGGCTCAGCTCTCATTGGATGCAGCTGGTGTGCAGAAAGCGAAAGATCGCAAGCTGAGCATCGAAATCGCTGGTCCTGGATTTACCGTGACGATTCCGGCAGCTTCCTTGCCGAATGGCATCACAGACGCGGATCGTATCGTGCTTCAGATCGATCCAACGATGAGCTCCTCGATCCAGACGGCTGTCAACGCTGCGATCAGCTCGAACGGTGAACTGAAATCGACAGGCGTAGTATTTACGCTCAAGCTCGTCACAGTCAAAGGGAAGACGGAGACGGCGGTTCAGCAATTCAGCGGTCCGATTACCGTGAAGCGCACGCTTACGACAGAGCAAATGAAGCAGCTGCAGCAAGACTATGCGAATCTGTATCGTCTGGCTGGAAGCAAGGCTGAGCTGATTCCTAGCGCATTCGATAGCAATACGCTCAGCTTCACGACGGATCAATTGGCACAATTCGCGGTGCTCGAGCTGCACAAGCAGTTCGCTGACTTAACTGGCGGTTGGGCTGACGAGTACATCCTCAAGCTGGCTGCGAAGAATATCATTACAGGGATGGAGAGTAATCAATTCCGTCCGAACTTGAATGTATCAAGAGCGGATTTCGCGACGCTCGTCATTCGTGCGCTGGGTATCCAAGCGGCGGAAGGACAGACGGCATTCGCGGATGTAGCGGCTGACCGCTACTATGCAGGCTATGTGAGCAAAGCGGCTGAACTGGGGCTGGTGCAGGGTAGCAACGGCAACTTCCGTCCGACGGAGCAGATTACCCGTGAAGAAGCGGCAGTAATTCTGGCCAAAATGGCGGATTACATGAAGAAGCCGATCGCTGGGGCGTCGTCCGGAGCAGCCTTCGCCGACACGAACAGCATTTCTGGCTGGGCGAAGGATGCCGTGACGAAGCTGCAAGCAACAGGTATCATCAACGGCAAGGACAATAACAAGTTCGATCCACGCGGCTCGGTGACGAGAGCGGAAATCTCGAAGATGCTGTATATGATGTTGAAGAAATAA
- a CDS encoding DinB family protein codes for MNFNLDEAIEVLERTPKMLEAFLSGLSDAWLQCNEGEGTWNVTEVLNHLIEGERVNWMPRLEHMLQAGASKPFPPFDRYANLQADSGNTLEQQLQAFRAIRAESIAKLRAIPDLTSKLELTGTHPVFGEVRVRELLSTWTVHDMTHIAQIVRVMGTRYRADVGPWIAYLGILNQK; via the coding sequence ATGAACTTTAACTTGGATGAAGCGATCGAGGTGCTGGAACGTACGCCGAAGATGCTAGAGGCTTTCTTGTCAGGTTTATCTGACGCATGGCTGCAATGCAACGAGGGGGAAGGCACATGGAATGTCACGGAAGTGTTGAACCATCTCATCGAAGGGGAGCGCGTGAACTGGATGCCGCGGCTTGAACACATGCTGCAAGCGGGCGCGAGCAAACCGTTTCCGCCGTTCGACCGTTACGCGAATCTGCAGGCCGACTCGGGGAACACACTGGAACAACAATTACAAGCTTTCCGTGCAATTCGAGCAGAGAGCATCGCGAAGCTAAGAGCGATACCGGACTTGACATCAAAGCTGGAGCTCACGGGCACGCATCCGGTCTTCGGAGAGGTTCGCGTTCGAGAGCTCCTGTCTACTTGGACAGTGCATGATATGACGCATATCGCCCAGATCGTGCGAGTTATGGGGACACGTTATCGGGCGGATGTAGGGCCGTGGATTGCCTATTTAGGGATCTTAAATCAGAAGTAG
- a CDS encoding phosphotransferase family protein has protein sequence MIDWMTRVDWRDRKEQLDALLVYADKLTAHDLNQGFEAEVVKLTFGDQSYVLKTWSKHSKPDIGYQYRLLDALSERGLSVSKPLGWGMNPEGDPVLLTTYDGVPAMRVNKKKLTILAQILSAIHQMDVKELAGVQLPKYDFIGYFFPGAEGHPDVLKAAERIAEMADMSQHAIIHADFHLGNILEDGERYTVIDWTNGQLGDPRYDFAWSYILLKIYISERHAEMFRAAYYGKKPIPQASWECFEALACLRWVLLQRYGSVPMAPNTMATVEGILQSNVHLSALTQEFLYRKI, from the coding sequence TTGATAGATTGGATGACACGCGTGGATTGGCGGGATCGCAAGGAACAGCTCGATGCGTTGCTCGTTTACGCGGACAAGCTTACGGCGCATGATTTGAATCAAGGTTTTGAAGCGGAAGTGGTGAAGCTGACCTTCGGGGACCAGAGCTACGTCTTAAAGACATGGAGCAAGCATTCGAAGCCGGATATCGGCTATCAATACCGGCTGCTCGATGCCTTGTCGGAGCGGGGACTGTCGGTCTCGAAGCCGCTCGGCTGGGGCATGAACCCGGAGGGCGATCCCGTCCTGTTGACGACCTACGACGGCGTCCCTGCCATGCGCGTGAACAAGAAGAAGCTGACGATACTTGCCCAGATTTTGTCCGCGATTCATCAGATGGACGTGAAGGAGTTGGCGGGGGTGCAGCTGCCGAAGTACGACTTTATCGGCTATTTCTTCCCTGGCGCCGAGGGGCATCCGGATGTGCTGAAAGCAGCAGAGCGGATTGCCGAGATGGCAGACATGTCGCAGCATGCCATCATTCATGCTGATTTCCACCTAGGCAATATTCTGGAGGATGGAGAGCGGTACACCGTAATCGATTGGACAAATGGTCAGCTGGGCGATCCAAGGTATGACTTCGCATGGTCTTATATTTTGTTGAAAATCTACATTTCTGAACGTCACGCCGAGATGTTCCGAGCGGCTTACTACGGGAAAAAACCGATCCCTCAGGCTTCGTGGGAATGTTTCGAAGCGCTAGCTTGTCTGCGCTGGGTCTTGCTGCAGCGGTACGGCAGCGTGCCCATGGCGCCGAATACGATGGCGACCGTGGAGGGGATCTTGCAGAGCAATGTCCATCTTAGCGCATTAACGCAGGAATTTCTCTATAGAAAAATTTGA
- a CDS encoding HEAT repeat domain-containing protein → MNHQDIDQDLPENFEELKASAKRSSNWRERLRAAEALGQYDHPQITAILSRMMKHDLVYPVQEAAYLQLRAMGENVQAPSRNKPELFKGISKIMLRIKKSLPKDHTYEQFKEKVKKMRIDIYDAYEGDKGAEFDPWLEKLWQSLDTHKK, encoded by the coding sequence TTGAATCATCAAGATATCGATCAAGACTTACCTGAAAATTTCGAGGAGCTCAAAGCTTCCGCGAAACGTTCCTCGAATTGGAGAGAACGTCTGCGTGCAGCGGAAGCATTAGGACAATACGACCACCCGCAGATTACGGCGATTCTGTCGCGCATGATGAAGCATGATCTTGTCTACCCTGTGCAAGAAGCAGCTTATCTCCAGCTGCGTGCGATGGGGGAGAACGTCCAAGCGCCGTCGCGGAATAAGCCTGAGCTGTTCAAGGGCATCTCCAAAATTATGCTCCGCATCAAGAAGAGCTTGCCGAAGGACCATACGTACGAGCAGTTCAAAGAGAAAGTGAAGAAAATGCGAATCGACATCTACGATGCGTACGAAGGGGATAAGGGAGCGGAATTCGATCCATGGCTCGAGAAGCTGTGGCAATCGCTGGATACGCATAAGAAGTAA
- a CDS encoding DUF3934 family protein — MSKAKGKGGTGRGTDKKGWNRWQAAAKRAKNAPKPYKSKGTKKPPDAPDPLDLKKGDKL; from the coding sequence ATGAGCAAGGCGAAAGGCAAGGGCGGAACGGGCCGCGGCACGGACAAAAAAGGCTGGAACCGTTGGCAGGCTGCTGCGAAGCGGGCTAAGAATGCGCCTAAACCGTATAAGAGTAAGGGAACGAAGAAGCCGCCCGATGCTCCAGATCCACTCGATCTGAAGAAGGGCGACAAGCTGTAA